Proteins co-encoded in one Populus trichocarpa isolate Nisqually-1 chromosome 10, P.trichocarpa_v4.1, whole genome shotgun sequence genomic window:
- the LOC7459791 gene encoding multicopper oxidase LPR2: MERILVFNIFCLALLIVLPTIWAEDNLISPSKLEKFVDELPDMPKIQSFEVVNGVFKSKPLEIGMFKKQWKFHRDLPPTPVYAYGTSKRNATIPGPTIEAIHGIDAFVTWQNHLPSNHILPWDPTIPTAVPRTKKGIPTVVHLHGSIGEPESDGHAHSWFTRRFKEVGPTWTKKEYQYPNLQHPGNLWYHDHAMGLTRVNLLAGLIGAYIIRDRDVETPLRLPCGDEFDRTLMVFDRSFLTNGSIYMSSTGNNPSIHPQWQPEYFGDVIIVNGKAWPRLTVRRRKYRFRIINASNARFFRFFFSNGLKFIHVAADSAYLEKPVITNETLLAPSEIADVMVDFSKSKSDSAILGNDAVYPYPSGDAVNEANGKVMKFIIKKEPELDTWRVPKTLVKYPHADLSSASKTRYIAMYEYTSDIDEPTHLYINGKQFDEPVTETPRVGTSEIWNVINLTEDNHPLHIHLGLFKVIDQTKLVKEEEFKACMLKLNDAIKCKIDQHARGDKIEVPAHEKGWKNVYKMTPGFVTKILVRFAFIHSNESYPFDAAAQPGYVYHCHILDHEDNVMMRPLKLIS; the protein is encoded by the exons ATGGAGAGAATTCTGGTGTTTAACATCTTCTGTTTAGCCCTGCTTATAGTGCTTCCTACAATATGGGCAGAGGACAATCTTATTAGTCCATCTAAATTGGAGAAGTTCGTCGATGAACTTCCAGACATGCCCAAGATCCAGAGTTTTGAAGTAGTGAATGGTGTTTTCAAATCCAAGCCGCTAGAGATTGGCATGTTCAAGAAGCAATGG AAATTCCACAGAGACCTCCCCCCTACACCAGTGTATGCTTATGGTACATCCAAGCGCAATGCAACTATCCCTGGTCCAACCATCGAGGCCATTCATGGAATCGATGCCTTCGTCACGTGGCAAAATCATCTCCCTTCAAACCATATACTTCCGTGGGACCCAACTATACCAACCGCTGTACCTAGAACCAAGAAGGGCATTCCTACAGTGGTGCACCTCCACGGGAGCATTGGTGAGCCTGAGAGTGATGGACATGCGCACTCATGGTTCACCCGTAGATTTAAAGAGGTAGGACCCACTTGGACCAAGAAGGAATATCAGTACCCCAACTTGCAACATCCAGGAAACTTATGGTACCATGATCATGCCATGGGGTTAACTAGAGTAAACTTATTAGCTGGCTTGATTGGGGCCTACATTATCCGTGATCGTGATGTTGAGACCCCACTTAGACTGCCGTGTGGTGATGAATTCGATCGGACGTTGATGGTGTTCGATCGTAGCTTTCTCACTAATGGTTCGATATACATGAGTTCCACAGGAAATAATCCCTCTATACACCCTCAGTGGCAGCCAGAGTATTTTGGTGATGTAATTATCGTCAACGGCAAAGCATGGCCTCGTCTGACCGTACGACGTCGTAAATACAGGTTTCGTATCATCAATGCCAGCAATGCAAGATTCTTCAGGTTTTTTTTCAGCAACGGTCTGAAATTCATCCATGTGGCAGCTGATTCAGCATACCTTGAGAAGCCAGTGATAACCAATGAAACCCTCTTGGCTCCATCTGAAATCGCTGATGTGATGGTTGACTTTTCAAAGTCAAAGTCAGACAGTGCAATTCTAGGCAATGATGCAGTGTATCCCTACCCATCCGGGGACGCAGTGAATGAAGCCAATGGCAAGGTCATGAAGTTTATCATCAAGAAGGAGCCAGAGCTTGACACTTGGAGAGTACCCAAAACCTTGGTAAAATACCCTCATGCTGATTTATCCAGTGCATCAAAGACACGGTACATTGCCATGTACGAGTACACGAGCGACATTGATGAGCCAACCCATCTTTACATCAACGGAAAACAGTTTGATGAACCAGTTACCGAGACCCCAAGAGTGGGGACCAGTGAGATATGGAACGTGATCAATCTGACAGAGGATAATCACCCGTTGCATATTCATTTGGGATTGTTTAAGGTGATTGATCAAACCAAGTTGGTCAAGGAGGAGGAGTTTAAGGCGTGCATGTTGAAATTGAACGATGCCATCAAGTGCAAAATAGATCAGCATGCACGTGGAGATAAGATAGAGGTGCCGGCCCATGAGAAGGGATGGAAGAATGTGTACAAGATGACACCCGGATTTGTGACAAAGATTCTTGTCAGATTTGCTTTTATACACTCAAATGAATCCTATCCGTTTGATGCAGCTGCTCAGCCTGGTTACGTCTACCATTGCCAC ATCTTGGATCATGAAGACAATGTGATGATGCGACCATTGAAGCTGATAAGTTGA